In the genome of Actinomadura graeca, one region contains:
- a CDS encoding 3,4-dihydroxyphenylacetate 2,3-dioxygenase produces MGEVVGAGLLAHVPTIVLPEVTRRELNHGKDTTLVPGLQKLRKDVFESDDYDTVVLLDSHWATTVEFVTTAHDRRAGLYTSEELPRGMSRMPYDIPGDPELARAVADYAGKHGTYITPIDDPYLPIYYATVNLWTHLGVRDNPYLGDPGKRWISIGVCQTADTEDFLRLGRALGDAIAATDRRVLLIASGALSHTFWPLRVIRDHEAAGPEHIFSPQARAADEERIRWLQAGDHARVLDTMPEFLTFKPEARFGHYLMMIGALGERACTAPGRLYSEYENSVGTGQVHIWFDRPENGWTS; encoded by the coding sequence ATGGGCGAGGTAGTAGGCGCGGGGCTCCTCGCGCACGTTCCCACGATCGTGCTCCCCGAGGTGACGCGGCGCGAGCTGAACCACGGCAAGGACACCACCCTCGTCCCGGGCCTCCAGAAGCTCCGCAAGGACGTCTTCGAAAGCGACGACTACGACACCGTGGTCCTCCTGGACTCCCACTGGGCGACCACGGTCGAGTTCGTCACCACGGCCCACGACCGCCGCGCCGGGCTCTACACGTCCGAGGAACTGCCGCGCGGCATGTCCCGCATGCCGTACGACATCCCCGGTGACCCGGAGCTGGCCCGCGCGGTCGCCGACTACGCCGGCAAGCACGGGACGTACATCACCCCGATCGACGACCCGTACCTGCCGATCTACTACGCGACCGTCAACCTGTGGACGCATCTCGGCGTGCGCGACAACCCCTACCTCGGCGACCCGGGCAAGCGGTGGATCTCGATCGGCGTGTGCCAGACCGCCGACACCGAGGACTTCCTGCGCCTCGGACGCGCCCTGGGCGACGCGATCGCGGCCACGGACCGCCGCGTCCTGCTGATCGCCTCCGGGGCCCTGTCGCACACGTTCTGGCCACTGCGCGTGATCCGCGACCACGAGGCGGCCGGGCCCGAGCACATCTTCTCCCCGCAGGCGCGGGCCGCGGACGAGGAGCGCATACGCTGGCTGCAGGCCGGTGACCACGCCCGGGTCCTGGACACCATGCCGGAGTTCCTGACCTTCAAGCCGGAGGCCCGCTTCGGCCACTACCTCATGATGATCGGCGCCCTCGGGGAGCGTGCCTGCACGGCCCCCGGCCGCCTGTACAGCGAGTACGAGAACTCCGTCGGAACCGGCCAGGTGCACATCTGGTTCGACCGCCCCGAGAACGGATGGACCAGCTAA
- a CDS encoding aldehyde dehydrogenase has translation MATVAGVAVETGHWIGGERVASAGGSASAPQPTFTDVSPIDERPLAEIARGGARDAEAAVEAARRAFPAWARTGREERARLLHAIADGVEKRIEELAQVETADNGALIRSHRRGVMPRVAHNFRFFADWLLKLGHQDFETRGHTNHVSWDPAGVCALITPWNAPLMLATWKIAPALAAGNTVVLKPAEWTPLTASLLAGITAEAGLPDGVFNVVQGYGAEVGGPLTAHPDVKRISFTGSVPTARIIAASAAPNLTPLSLELGGKSPLIVFADADLDLAVDLAVEQYDNAGQVCLAATRLLVESSIADEFTRRFVEKAGRIKQGDPREETTDIGPQIHRRHLERVDGFVQRAKAAGARALIGGGPNDELGGLYYRPTLFTDAPENAEILTEEVFGPVLTLQTFDTEDQAVAMANGTRFGLAATLATGDPERARRVTGQLVAGTVWVNCFFVRDLQAPFGGARQSGVGREGGDWSFDFYCDLKNTVTAPWAR, from the coding sequence ATGGCAACAGTCGCGGGCGTCGCCGTCGAAACCGGGCACTGGATCGGCGGTGAGCGCGTGGCGTCGGCCGGCGGCTCCGCGTCCGCGCCCCAGCCGACGTTCACCGATGTCTCCCCGATCGACGAGCGGCCCCTCGCCGAGATCGCCCGGGGCGGGGCGCGGGACGCCGAGGCCGCGGTGGAGGCCGCGCGCCGGGCCTTCCCCGCCTGGGCCCGGACCGGCCGGGAGGAGCGCGCCCGGCTCCTGCACGCGATAGCGGACGGCGTGGAGAAGCGGATCGAGGAGCTGGCGCAGGTCGAGACCGCCGACAACGGCGCGCTGATCCGCTCGCACCGCCGCGGCGTCATGCCGCGCGTCGCGCACAACTTCCGCTTCTTCGCCGACTGGCTGCTCAAGCTCGGCCACCAGGACTTCGAGACGCGCGGCCACACCAACCACGTCAGCTGGGACCCGGCGGGCGTCTGCGCGCTGATCACCCCGTGGAACGCCCCGCTGATGCTGGCCACCTGGAAGATCGCGCCCGCGCTCGCGGCCGGGAACACGGTCGTCCTCAAGCCGGCCGAGTGGACGCCGCTGACGGCCTCCCTCCTCGCCGGCATCACGGCCGAGGCCGGGCTGCCGGACGGGGTCTTCAACGTCGTCCAGGGCTACGGGGCGGAGGTCGGCGGCCCGCTGACCGCGCATCCCGACGTCAAGCGGATCAGCTTCACCGGGTCGGTGCCCACGGCCCGGATCATCGCCGCGTCCGCCGCGCCGAACCTGACGCCGCTGTCGCTGGAGCTCGGCGGCAAGTCGCCGCTGATCGTCTTCGCCGACGCCGACCTCGACCTCGCGGTCGACCTGGCGGTGGAGCAGTACGACAACGCCGGGCAGGTCTGCCTCGCCGCGACCCGGCTGCTGGTCGAGTCGTCCATCGCCGACGAGTTCACCCGGCGGTTCGTCGAGAAGGCCGGCCGCATCAAGCAGGGCGACCCCCGCGAGGAGACGACCGACATCGGCCCGCAGATCCACCGGCGGCACCTGGAGCGCGTGGACGGCTTCGTCCAGCGGGCCAAGGCCGCGGGGGCGCGCGCGCTGATCGGCGGCGGCCCGAACGACGAACTGGGCGGCCTGTACTACCGTCCGACCCTCTTCACCGACGCGCCGGAGAACGCCGAGATCCTCACCGAGGAGGTCTTCGGCCCCGTCCTGACGCTCCAGACGTTCGACACCGAGGACCAGGCCGTCGCCATGGCGAACGGCACCCGCTTCGGCCTGGCGGCCACCCTCGCCACCGGCGACCCAGAGCGCGCGCGGCGCGTGACCGGGCAGCTCGTGGCCGGGACCGTCTGGGTCAACTGCTTCTTCGTCCGCGACCTCCAGGCACCCTTCGGCGGGGCCCGCCAGTCCGGGGTCGGCCGGGAGGGCGGCGACTGGAGCTTCGACTTCTACTGCGACCTGAAGAACACGGTGACGGCGCCATGGGCGAGGTAG